In Pelodiscus sinensis isolate JC-2024 unplaced genomic scaffold, ASM4963464v1 ctg34, whole genome shotgun sequence, the genomic stretch GGGCCGTCCGTGGCATCCGGAAACCCTGCCAGGTAAACAGGGTTCGGTTTCCATGCCGGGTCGCTAATCGGCTTGGGAGCAGCTGGCCCGGCGGCGGGAGGGGAGAGCCCCGTGACAGGCGCAAAATTTCCCGCATGTGCGTCTCACGCCCTGGACTGCAGGCCTCGGGGCCGAGGATTCGCGGCTGGGTTTGTGCAGCGCCGAGCGCGGGGCCCGGTGGCCGGCCCACGGcctgcgtgggggcagggctggttcagCGCCACACCGGGCGTCCGCGCGACGCAGCCACTTGACTCCGGGGGCGACTCCGCCGGCCGCCAGCTGGAAGCCTCGAGCCGCCCGCTGTCCTGCTTCGGAAGGGACCGTCCCGCATTTCGGCCCTCCTGCGTCTTGAAAGAAATGGGCCGGTTGTCCCGGTTTTTGCCTCCCCGCCCGGCCACgctggggggctgctcccggCCAGATCCTGGCTCGCCAGAGGCCGGCTGAAGTTGGGGTAACTGCGcaaggctgcttctggggcaaaGCTGCCGTGTGTGGGGTCGGCTGCTCCCCCCCTTAGCCagctccccccgccgccccgttccccgccagccctggctgcccgctgcccccTTGACATGCTTCCCCTCTTCCCATcctcccctgctgtgcccctctgccccccccccccacatctccccctCCCGGCGCTGGGCGGAGAATCACCCCGGGTCGGATCATTTAGCTCACAACAGCCTGGCTGGCcggcttcttcctcccccactgccctggctgggctggccccCAGGGCAAGCTCAAGTCCTCCGGCCCCGCGTGTGTCAAAGCCCCACACTGCACTGGCCTGGGGAAGATTCTCCACCTCCCTGCTAAGctctgcagtggcaggaggaCGCTGTTTCCGTCCTGTTCGCACCCCACCCTGCAGGATCCGCAGCagccccccgggcaggggcttagccccctcctcgcccgctgcccccccccccccccaggtcctgctcccaggccccttcccctgctgagccacctcttgGGCTGGGTTCACTGACACCCCGGCAGACGGATTCCCTGGGCTCTGGTGCACCAGGCAGCCTGGGGCTTAACCACTTCCTGCCCACGCTGCAGCCGGGGGACACGGGGGGGCTGCCCACGCTCAGGTCGGATCCTGCCCAGAaatctggggtgggggctgcaaccctgcgtccctcccccacctcttcctgtgcCGCGCGAGTCCcttcctcctgcctgccccctgccccctgccccattggCCTGGAGCGGTCCCTTCCGGAGGTAGCCACCTCGGGGAAGAGCCCGGGGCCCTTGGGGTCTGCTGCAGCAGCGAGCCGGGGCTGGCTCTccgcagggaacacagggataggccacaggccaggtgacctgctgcagccaagaagagagcaggaaggagggataaataggccatgtggctgactccatcttggtcttcagctcagcacttcatcccagaggcagcagtgcagggatcgaagagccggaaagacctgtgaacccatcctgatcctaggatgcgcagcAAGGACTCTTaggccagcagctgtaacatctctgctagagcctgcatggagaactgggagattcggtgcaggtaacgtactatcctttaacaacctcactctcaggcttttctttcttgtagatgttagatgctagaggattggcccagtgtgatttgtgggtaaggtccagagggtaaattgaccagggatctgtggctggtttcttggaaccggacagaacttgttcggggtaggtgggattgggtgctaggaccccccacctgtgtgtgaggcccggggccatctggggcacggatattgctggggtgtcaggggggttttgctcgggaggcttcaggcaggctgctgaagcgctctgtgggactggtgtgtggcctgtgtggagaggtcaccagtctggggctgtaaggagccccggatttgagcaattcgccctgagcggacgccctcagctgtgcccagacacggcccggtctgtcacagttgTTGGCCCcagaagtggcacaaaggggccaACACCCCTcaagggtgcagcagtgatctggctgctcccctcaaaatccaataacgtgacagcaGAGATCAGGGCCCTTCGGTCCTGGTGCcacccagaccccggccgagatcagggcccttCGGTCCTGGTGCcacccagaccccggccgagatcagggcccatccGTCCTGGTGCcacccagaccccggctgagatcagggcccgtcaggccggGCGCCGCATTGTGAGGCTGCCGCGTTGGCACTTGAGCCCTCTCAGGAGGCTGGAAAATTCCACCTGCTGCAGCCCGGTCCACACTGCAGGGCGGGCCGGCGGTTGCATAACAGGCTGGCACGGTGGCTGTTTACCAGCACTGGGCGGGCAGGTTTGCGTGGGGCCCGCCAAGCCCTTGGCAAGGGAGCAGAAAAGTGAGAAACCTGAGCGCGGATGGAGAAGAAAAGCCTCGGCGAACGTGAATGGGCTTCATGTCAGCTCAGCGGCTTAGCCCCCGAGGGAGGCGGCCACGGAGAAGGCAAACACTGCGGGCGATTACATAAACCGGCATTGTCCCAGGAACAAAGGGCCGGGCTCGACAGGGATCTGGGAGTTGGTGCATTTCGAAATCCCCTCGGAAAATGTGATTCAGGGTCCGTGAGGGGTTCGATGTTGCAACGCCCGGAGAACGTGGTGCACGGGGCTGGTTTGGGCATGAGGGGCAGTGGGAAAGCAGGTGCCCCCCAGACCCAGCTAGCTAGAGGGGGTGTCTGAGGCCAGAGGCAGAGAGATGGGGGGATGGACAGGTGGAGCAATGGGTCCCCCCAACCCCCCTGTGATCCGGCCCCGTATCCAGCTCTCCACCGACTGCGGAGCACGAGGCAAGAACTAGCCAGCACCCGAAGCTGCTCTCCAGAGCACCCAGCTCGTGTTTTATTGTCTGTAGACAGCTCAGTGCGGAAATAGTTGCAAGcggcaggtggggggggagaccGAATGAAAAAATAAGGCCGCGTAAAATCCGCTTGCCTTGCCCGGGAGGAGACAGGCAGGGCCGCACGCCCAGCTCGGGGTCACAGCAACGTCCCAGACCAGGCCGGTGCCCTGGCGTGGGAGCATCTCCTTGGGTCCAGCGCCAGCAGTGGGTGGAAATGGAGTTCAACTCTCAGGCCAAGAGCGTGGGGACAACGGGGCCCCTGCTAGCAGTGGGGCCTGTGGGCTGAGTCCTTGgggggccacccaggagagagtcagggccacccagctgattagcagagctcacagccggcagcgtgtgttcctatgggtggtgcacatccacacatgccccGGTGCGctgcacaaaatttattccgcacaagGGTGGAAAAATTCAAGGGAACATGGCAGGCGCAAGCGGGGCAGTGTAGGAGTTGGCAGGCACATGCCATCTGCCATGCGGGCACTGAGCGTGCCGGCCACGGGACAGATGTTTTCCTGCACCCAGGTGGGTGGATTTCGCACGTCCCCCTCCCACCCGGCCCCCAAACCACAGAGCCGTTGAGTGTGGCCTGCGCTGACACAAGATCCCTGCTccgtgggctgggggagggccctGAACTCCCCCCGTGCCCAGGCTGTGGGGCGGTTGAGGGGCCGGGCTCTTCCCTGCTCTCCCGGGCGGTGCAGGATGGGGGACTGGAAGCGACGGCGAAGCAAgcgcagggggacagggcgcCCGTCAGCACGGGACCATGCGGAGCTGGTAGAAGGGGGGGATCTTGGCAAAGCCGCTCTCCTGGGGCGTGGTGTCGATCTGctccgggggctgcaggggcgTCAGGGCGAAGCGCTGCAGGATGGtggtgaggaagaggaagagctcCATGCGGGCCAGCGCCTCGCCCAGGCAGATCCGCTTCCCTGCGGGGACAGTGTGGGGGGGTGAGCCACACCCGGCCAAGGAGGGCACCTGCCGGGGGGGCCGGCTCTTGCACGGAGCAGGCGGGCGGCTCCCCGGCTCGAGGGGACAGGAGTCGAGCTGGGCAGCGTTATCGGGGTCCCAGCGCCTGTGGGGGACCAGACTGAGACAGAGCAGGACTGGCAAggtggaggggagtggggggacagacagacggaccaGGAGTGTGGGTTAGGGGCTGCAGTGCACgaggggacggacggacggacagacagagcCACATGGCTTAGGAATGGCAAGGCGCggggacagatggacagacagacagctgcGTGGCTTAGGAGTGGCAAGGCGCggggacagatggacagacagacagcttcGTGGCTGAGGAGTGGCCGCGCTGGGACAGACAGACGTGGCTGAGGAGCAGCCGCACAAAGATGGAcggagagacaggcagacagagccCTGTGGCTGAGGAGTGGCTGAGCGCGGGGACAGACGGCcggacagccagccagccatgggGCTGAGGAGTGGCTGGgcggggacggacagacagacagacagacggccGGACAGCCAGCCATCCATGGGGCTGAGGAGTGGCTGGgcggggacggacagacagacagacagacagacggccagacagccagccagccatgggGCTGAGGAGTGGTTGGGcggggacggacggacagacagacagacagacagacagacggccggacagccagccagccatgggGCTGAGGAGTGGCTGGgcggggacggacagacagacagacagacagacagacggccGGACAGCCAGCCATCCATGGGGCTGAGGAGTGGCTGGgcggggacggacagacagacagacagacagacagacagacggccggacagccagccagccatgggGCTGAGGAGTGGTTGGgcggggacggacagacagacagacggccggacagccagccagccatgggGCTGAGGAGTGCCTGGgcggggacggacagacagacagacagacggccggacagccagccagccatgggGCTGAGGAGCGGCTGGgcggggacggacggacggacagacagacagacagacggccggacagccagccagccatgggGCTGAGGAGCGGCTGGGCGGGGACGGACAGagcccggggcgggcgggcgccgGGGGTACCTGAGGAGAAGGGCACGAAGGCCTCGTTCTTGCGGAAGCGGCCCTGCTCCGTCAGGAAGTTGCCGGGGTTGAAGCTCTGGGGGTTTTGGAACTTGCTGGGGTCGTGCAGGACGGAGCTCAGCATGGGGTAGATCTCGGTGCCCTGGGGGGAGCGCGAGGTGCTGAGCATGAGCCAGCCTGGCCcgccccctgggccccccccccctgcaccctggcacccgccctgcccggccccccagcgccaCCGAGCCTGTTCCCACCAGCTGCACCTGCCCCGGGCtcttcccgccccctcctccgccccccgtgccccaacccccaccctctgcacccccgcacacccccaacctctgccccccgtgcccccaacccccaccctccgcccccctGCACACCCCCATCCTCCGCCCCCCgtgcccccaacccccaccctccgcACCCCCGCACACCCCCAACCTCCGCCCCCCgtgcccccaacccccaccctccgcccccctGCACACCCCCATCCTCCGCCCCCCgtgcccccaacccccaccctccgcACCCCCGCACCCCCCCAACCTCCGCCCCCCgtgcccccaacccccaccctccgcACTCCTGCACACCCCCAACCTCCGCCCCCCCgtgcccccaacccccaccctccgcccctcCCGCACACCGCCATCCTCCACCCCCTgtgcccccaacccccaccctccacaccctccgTGCCCCCAACCCCCAACCTCCGCCCCTCCTGCACACCCCCAACCTCCGTCCCCCgtgcccccaacccccaccctccgccccccgTGCCTCCAACCCCTACCCTCCGCCCCCTgtgcccccaacccccaccctccgcccccctGCGCACCGCCCACCTCGGGGATGGTGTAGCCTCTGAACTGGGTGTCCCGGGTCACGCGGTGGGGCACGTCCATGGGGATCAAGTCGCTGACCCGCTGGATCTCGTGGATGACGGCGTCGGTGTAGGGCATCTGGCTCCGGTCCTCGATGGCCGGGGTGCGGTTCCGCCCGATCACCTGCTCGATCTCCTCCTGCAGCTTCCCTGCCCACGACACCGCCAGAGCTCACCCCGCCGGGCCGCACGCGGCTTGGAaatcccccttccccgccccgcgCCTcttcccacttcccccaccccatgcctcagtttccctataagGGCACTGGCCTCCTGTGCCAAGCCCTTGGGGCGCGGCCGATGAGAGGCGCTGCACAGGAGACGGGGATGGccagccccgcccggccggcGTCCACGAGACCCTTGTCGCCCGGCTCCAGTGGCCACAGAGAGGAGGACTAAAATCCTAGCAGAGTCCCAAACGCTCTGGGCTCAATTCCAGCCTTCCGAAGGGAGTCCCGGTCTCGCTCTGCCCGGCTCTGGGCTCAGCAGGCTGTCACATTACCGCAttctgaggggagcagccagatcgctgctgcacccataggtgggggtgttggccccagaaaatagtataaaggggggccatgtggggtgttgaatagaagctccctgtctgctgatcctgtgtgcGCTGGTCATGTGTgtgtagaatgtctgtgtgtgcaattatgagCATggacttgtatggacactgaatatttccctgcatgtggctgagcattgggcagggcccggcctatggacatgctaatcagcgaggccctgtgggacaatggctctcaatgggccaaggacacacctcaaggaTGAGGCTGACTCagacctaagggctaccagcaggggacacaggaataagccgtggaccaggtgacctgcgatAGCCaaaaagaggccaggaaggagggacaaATAGGCCATGTGGGGGATTCCATCTTGGTCctcagctcagcccttcatcccagaggcagcactgcaggaatcgaagagccagaaagacccgtggacccatcctgattctaggatgtgcaacaagaacttttaaaccagcagctgcaacatctctgctagagcctgcatcgaggactgggagattcggtgcaggtaacgtactatcctttaacaacctcactctcaggcttttctttcttgtagatgttagatgctaaaggactggcccagcgtgatttgtgggtaaggtccagagggtaaattgaccagggatctgtggctggtttcttggaaccggacagaacttgttcggggtaggtgggattgggtgctaggaccccccacctgtgtataggcccggggccatctggggcacggatattgctggggtgtcggaggggttttgctcgggaggcttcaggcaggctgctggagtgctctgtgggactggtgtgtggcctgtgtggagaggtcaccagtctggggctgtaaggagccccggatttgagcaattcgccctgagcggacacagcccggtctgtcacacaggCGGTGGAGACGCCCCGAACGCAGGGCACCAGCCTTTTTCCGGCTCTCCCCACAGGACACGTCTCACCGGGTGGGACCCTGGGGCTCCGTTCGCTGGCCGTGGTTACCTAGGACGTCGGGGTGTTTCATCAGCAGCAGGAAGCCGTATCTCAGGGTGGAGCTGACCGTCTCGGTCCCGGCGAAGAACAGGTTGAGTGTGGTGAGTTCCAGGTTCTTGATGTTAAATTCGCTGGCCGGGTTTTGCTTTTCCTTGCAGGGGAGAAAATCGAAAGATCAGCCGGGCCATTTCCACCGCGTCGCTCAGACCCGCTGCTGCGGTTGCAGGGTTCTCATGCACATGCCTCGGGGGGGTCCCGGGCTCTGTCTGTTCAGACCTcaccccagcccggccccggctcccagccccccggcgccccaccTTTTCCATCTGGATCAGGAAGCAGTCGATAAAATCCCGGGGGGAACTGGAATCCAGCGTCGCTTGGTTCTGCTTCACTCGCTTCGCGATAAACTTCCGCATGTCTTCCAGGATGTGGTAGATTTTCGTGTGCGGGCCGGGGAAATATTTGAGGAAACTCGAATACATGTCATAGAACTGGAGAGAGAAACGGGACGCACAGAGAACGACTTTTGGTGCATCCCCAGAGCCAGACTGCCAGTCTTGCTGGTGTGAATCCGGAGTCACGCCAGTGCCAATTCAGTGTGAAACTGGAGTCACGCCCATATGAATCCCAAGTCACGCCGGTGTGAATCCGGAGTCAAGCCTTTATGAATCTGGAGTCAAGTCAGTGTGACTCTGGAGTACCTTCACTGAAGTCCCTAGAATTACTCTGTATTTGCTCTGGTGCCTCAGCACAGTTCTCTACAGTCACCCACGTGCAGTGAAAATCCCCAGGGTTTTGTCTTGAGCGGAACATACCTGGGACCAGGGCGTGCTGATCTCCCGAAAGCTTTCGTTCATCATCTGCAGCAGCGACAGGAATTCCTTGTCTTCGTAGTCGAAGCGGTTGCCAAAGACGATGGAGCAGATGACGTTGGACACAGCCCGGCTCAAGAAGTAGGTCGGGTCAAACGGTTCCGCTAgcatgggagggagaaggaaagagacCCTCGGGGTGAGGCCCCGTGCTCCGGACTCTTCTCGAGTTCCCACCGCCTCCCACGCCCCGTGCTCTGGACTCTTCTCGAGTTCCCACCGCCTCCCACGCTCCGTGCTCCGGACTCGTCTCGAGTTCCCACCACCTCCCACGCCCCGTGCTCCGGACTCTTCTCGAGTTCCCACCGCCTTCCACGCCCCGTGCTCCGGACTCGTCTCGAGTTCCCACCGCCTCCCACGCCCCATGCTCCGGACTCTTCTCGAGTTCCCACCGCCTCCCAGGCCCCTGCTCCGGACTCGTCTCGAGTTCCCACCGCCTCCCACGCCCCGTGCTCCGGACTCTTCTCGAGTTCCCACCGCCTTCCACGCCCCGTGCTCCGGACTCGTCTCGAGTTCCCACCGCCTCCCACGCCCCGTGCTCCGGACTCTTCTCGAGTTCCCACCGCCTCCCAGGCCCCTGCTCCGGACTCGTCTCGAGTTCCCACCGCCTCCCACGCCCCGTGCTCCGGACTCTTCTCGAGTTCCCACCGCCTCCCACGCCCCGTGCTCCTCACTCTTCTCAAGTTCCCACCGCCTCCCACGCCCCGTGCTCCGGCCTCGTCTCGAGTTCCCACCGCCTCCCACGCCCCGTGCTCCGGACTCGTCTCGAGTTCCCACCGCCTCCCACGCCCCGTGCTCCGGACTCTTCTCGAGTTCCCACCGCCTCCCACGCCCCGTGCTCCGGACTCGTCTCGAGTTCCCACCGCCTCCCAGGCCCCTGCTCCGGACTCGTCTCGAGTTCCCACCGCCTCCCACGCCCCGTGCTCCGGACTCGTCTCGAGTTCCCACCGCCTCCCACGCCCCGTGCTCCGGACTCTTCTCGAGTTCCCACCGCCTCCCACGCCCCGTGCTCCGGACTCGTCTCGAGTTCCCACCGCCTCCCACGCCCCGTGCTCCGGACTCGTCTCGAGTTCCCACCGCCTCCCACGCCCCGTGCTCCGGACTCGTCTCGAGTTCTCACCTCCCACGCCCCGTGCTCTGGACTCTTCCCGAGTTCCCACCGCCTCCCACACCCTGTCCTTGtaaattctctccccccccatttCAATTGCCAGGGGAGCACGTCCCCCGGCGGGCGGAGCGCCCGGCGCAGTCACCTTTAGTATTtctaaaggcctccagcaggtaCTGGGCCTCCTCCCGGATGCGCTCCTCGATGGACCGCTTCCCCATGCCGAAGTTGCGCAGCACGGTGAGGGAGAACCGGCGCAGCTGGCGCCACCGCTCCCCGTTGGCGAAGACCACCCCTGGGGAGGCACGTTTTCAGGCCAGGAAGGAAGATGGCAACCGAGTCGGGGCAAGGGCTCCCGCAGTAGCTAGGGGTCagttccccgcccccagctggcgGTGCCACATGCACCAACCCAACCGTGCCGGACGGTTAAATTGGGCGCGGGGCTGGTTTGCGTCAGCCAGCTGGGGCGGTGAATCTGGAGGTTCAAGGGGGTCACAGGGCCGTGCAAGGAGGATCCCCCCGTGAAACATGCACCGCTGTACACCTGGGCCGGGGGGTCTCTGTGGGGGACCCCACCATGAAACATGCCCAGCTGTACACCTGGGCCGGGGGGTCTCTGTGGGGGACCCCACCATGAAACATGCCCAGCTGTACACCTGGGCCGGGGGGACCTTTGAGGGGGGCTCTTTTTTCTTCCACACCCCCAAGAAGTCCTACAGGCAGGGGTGTCCTGTTAACAAAAGCTCGACGTGGCCCGAGCCGGCGGCGGCATCCCACGGAAGTCGGTGGAACTCTGCATTTCGGCCGGCCGGGACCCAGCCCTTCCGGAGCGGGGGGGGTGTAGTGCACGATGCCCGTGTCTCACCATGGCCCTGAAAGTTCTTCTCCACCGTCGGCATGGCGCCTCTGCCGCTGAACTCCTCCGCCTGGTCCACCAGGGCTTCCTTCACCGCCTCGTGACCACACAGCACCACGATGGGCTTGGACCCGAAATACACCGTGAACACCGGGCCGTACTGGTCCCGCAGCTGCACAGcacaggggagcaaaggggggtggggaaaaTCCAAGCAAAATGCCGAATCCCAAACCCACCCTTTGTGCTGggattgggcacccaaaaattccgcctcccctcccgcccccaaaaaACCCTGCCAAAAAGCAGCAAGAAGCTGAGCGGAAACCAGACACATTCTGGGCTTGAAGGGGAATTGTGGGGAAAAGAGCTGCCAAACATGCAGACTGGCTGCAAACCGACACGCGAAAGCTGTGTGTTTGTGCTCTTGTGAGTCTGGGGGGGGACGTTCTGGAAACCCAACCTTTGAAACGTTGGGTTTCTTGCCCCAGCCCTGTACTGGACCATTCTAgggaagcagacctggccacAAACAATTTTGTTTGCTTGAAAACACGGTGTTCTGGTGGGAAACCTTTCCCTGGCAATCTCTGCCAGGCGAGTCCCCTTTCTGGTCTGTGCTGCAGTGGCACCCACGCCCACATCGCTGGAGCCGCGCCAGGCGCTGGACAGACACACCGCGGGGAAGGAGTCGGGAAACTTGGAAACGCAAACTCTGTTGTCAAGCAGTTGACACGGCAaaggaccagcagggggcgcccttctgtccccgggggctgggagccctttGAGGACCAGGGGCTTGGACCCTGGTCTGCTTGGGATTCACAGTAGCCAGGCGGGTACCTCCGGCGATTGATGCACAACTAGACAGAGGCGTTGGTGAGCTGATCGCTAGCTAAGTGTGTAAGAGTACAGGCAGACGGGGTGTACAAACAGGCCGACAGGCAGATGCAGTGTACGGGCTAGGCAGTgggatgtagtgtcagtaccttgctggtcgcTATGCTAGGGCTGtgggcgacccctactggccggtgtccggagcacagcccagcaggtgggctgcctaagACCCGACCCGTCTGACCGGTTGAGGGCAGCGAGGGAACTAGGAAGTGAGTGTTTTCGGGGGAAGAATCTGTCTTGGGCATGAAGGAGCCAgtctaaggagggggctggaatctaggggcccagggctccatctcaaggggtctgaggcatcctggcccagactccgttagacacatcacgtctgtgctgggctgtatccgggagaagcaataaaccctccctgttctaccggctggtagagtctgttcttgctgctacgggggtgcaggatcggaggGACCCCGACTCGCCGTCACAGGCAGA encodes the following:
- the LOC142818220 gene encoding cytochrome P450 2G1-like, which encodes MELAGAITIFLGIYLSCLLVISTWRKHSRYKNLPPGPTPLPLIGNFLQIKMGDTLKSLERLRDQYGPVFTVYFGSKPIVVLCGHEAVKEALVDQAEEFSGRGAMPTVEKNFQGHGVVFANGERWRQLRRFSLTVLRNFGMGKRSIEERIREEAQYLLEAFRNTKAEPFDPTYFLSRAVSNVICSIVFGNRFDYEDKEFLSLLQMMNESFREISTPWSQFYDMYSSFLKYFPGPHTKIYHILEDMRKFIAKRVKQNQATLDSSSPRDFIDCFLIQMEKEKQNPASEFNIKNLELTTLNLFFAGTETVSSTLRYGFLLLMKHPDVLGKLQEEIEQVIGRNRTPAIEDRSQMPYTDAVIHEIQRVSDLIPMDVPHRVTRDTQFRGYTIPEGTEIYPMLSSVLHDPSKFQNPQSFNPGNFLTEQGRFRKNEAFVPFSSGKRICLGEALARMELFLFLTTILQRFALTPLQPPEQIDTTPQESGFAKIPPFYQLRMVPC